A genomic stretch from Desulfolutivibrio sulfodismutans DSM 3696 includes:
- the rimP gene encoding ribosome maturation factor RimP: MDIQERAQRIEKLLTPFLAAEGLIPWGIELSSAGHRELLRIFIDLSPEARAAQGQTEREAGVTVDHCATVSRHAGYLLDVEDIMPGPYVLEVSSPGIERRFFTPGQLAGHIGREIEVTLLTPRLGRRRFRGILTGAAGEAFTMTADPGPKQTAVDFAWNDVKKARLVHRFPDAAGDPGQEHFHGPSEVTP, from the coding sequence ATGGACATCCAGGAACGCGCCCAACGGATCGAAAAGCTTCTCACCCCGTTTCTCGCCGCCGAGGGACTCATCCCCTGGGGAATCGAACTCTCCTCGGCCGGGCATCGGGAACTTTTGCGTATTTTCATCGACCTGTCCCCCGAGGCCCGGGCGGCTCAGGGGCAGACGGAGCGCGAGGCCGGAGTGACTGTGGACCACTGCGCCACGGTCAGCCGCCATGCCGGATATCTTTTGGACGTGGAAGACATCATGCCCGGCCCCTATGTGCTTGAGGTCTCTTCACCGGGCATCGAGCGCCGTTTTTTCACGCCCGGCCAACTCGCCGGGCACATCGGCCGTGAAATCGAGGTGACGCTTCTGACGCCCCGCTTAGGGCGTCGGAGGTTCCGGGGAATCCTGACCGGGGCCGCAGGCGAGGCGTTCACCATGACGGCCGATCCGGGACCGAAACAGACCGCCGTGGACTTTGCCTGGAACGACGTCAAAAAGGCCAGGCTGGTGCACCGTTTTCCCGATGCGGCAGGAGATCCCGGCCAGGAACATTTCCATGGACCCTCGGAGGTGACCCCATGA